A DNA window from Coffea arabica cultivar ET-39 chromosome 6c, Coffea Arabica ET-39 HiFi, whole genome shotgun sequence contains the following coding sequences:
- the LOC113696963 gene encoding uncharacterized protein, translating into MLHIGRLLQQYSVETYIKLETSRLEFHKHRQQNLRTEVYKGLMDTIIGGETSASNIGKRIILPASFIGGPRDMRRRYMDAMSLVQRYGKPDIFLTMTCNPSWPEIKKHLADEDEIQNRPDLVSRVFRAKIEQLKDDLFKKNLFGEVAAYTYVIEFHKRGLPHAHFLIILKQRSKMFSPEAYDRIVSAELPDPKESPYLHSLVLKHMVHGPCGLLNPNSPCMRQNRKCRNNYPKDFSAYTKHGRNSYPIYRRRNDGRSVIIRNHTLDNRWIVPYNAYLLAKFDCHINVEICSGIEAVKYIYKYIYKGHDKVMYQITSQQTENIIDEIRNFQSARWICAPEAMWRIFAFDLTNIHPSVMTMHLHLQNHQSISFAENQTLDDVLANERNSRTMLTEFFSMNQTNKRAQDLNCLYKEFPKYFTWDEGDRIWMDRKRGEVIGRVNTAHPIEGERYYLRMLLMHVRKPTSFDDLKSVHGHISSTYKEAAEVRGLLQVNNGFDECLSEALVYNMPSSLRQLFAVLLVHSPPTNPRALWLKYRNHLSEDIQKNLALSNEQVQIQVLRLIDQYMQIMGKNIDDYNLTDIPYHLLCSDSCTKDIETEYQIPVSDEDLASVSMLNKAQRSAFDRIIEKLNRNIPGVFFIDGPGGTGKSFLYKALLATVRSRGHIALATATSGAAASLLPGGRTAHSRFKIPLHQDNSQTCNISKQSSIGKLLKLAKLIIWDEAAMAKKYAIESFDTMLRDILDSDVIFDGKTIVFGGDFRQTLPVVQKGQKEDYISASLINSYIWPYLEKIQLTENMRARLDPQFSDLLLRIGNGTQPTVGDSRIQLPSSILIPFVDDAASLDELISAVYPSLTDFIYNTSAVINRAILTTTNEFVHHINNLLIQRFPGQETRYISFNQTIDPSKQADHGDFLNTIQPPGLPPHELILKPYCPIILLRNLNPAEGLCNGTRLTCLNFARNLIHAQIASGNHIGKQVFIPRIPLHSSNDESYPIPFKRTQFPISLCFAMTINKSQGQTLDFVGIYLKEPVFSHGQLYVAMSRARTAKKLKILIRPVTLECIPQNTTRNIVYQEILTAATLT; encoded by the coding sequence ATGTTACACATAGGAAGATTGCTGCAGCAATATTCAGTGGAAACATATATTAAACTAGAGACATCACGATTGGAATTTCACAAACATAGGCAGCAAAACTTGAGAACTGAGGTTTATAAAGGACTGATGGATACTATAATTGGTGGTGAAACTTCTGCATCAAACATTGGAAAGCGAATTATTCTTCCAGCAAGTTTTATAGGAGGTCCCAGAGATATGCGTCGAAGATACATGGATGCTATGTCACTTGTTCAACGGTATGGAAAACCTGATATTTTCCTTACAATGACATGCAATCCATCTTGGCCAGAGATTAAAAAACATTTAGCAGATGAAGATGAAATCCAAAATAGACCAGATTTGGTTTCTCGAGTATTTCGAGCAAAAATTGAGCAATTAAAGGATGATTTGTTCAAGAAGAATCTATTTGGTGAAGTTGCAGCTTATACTTATGTGATTGAATTCCATAAACGAGGATTACCACACGCTCATTTTCTAATTATCCTCAAACAAAGATCAAAGATGTTTTCTCCTGAAGCATATGATAGGATTGTTTCTGCAGAGTTACCAGATCCAAAAGAGTCACCTTATTTACATTCATTGGTGCTAAAACATATGGTTCATGGACCATGTGGTCTTCTAAATCCCAATTCTCCATGTATGCGTCAAAATCGCAAGTGCAGAAATAACTATCCAAAAGATTTTTCTGCATACACTAAACATGGAAGAAACTCTTATCCCATTTACAGAAGACGTAATGATGGAAGAAGTGTTATTATCAGAAATCACACACTTGATAATCGATGGATTGTTCCATACAACGCATATCTTCTTGCAAAATTTGATTGCCACATCAATGTAGAGATATGCTCTGGTATTGAAGCAGTGAAGTATATTTACAAGTATATTTACAAAGGACACGACAAAGTTATGTATCAGATCACTTCTCAACAAACTGAAAATATCATTGATGAGATTCGCAATTTCCAATCTGCTAGATGGATTTGTGCTCCTGAAGCCATGTGGAGGATATTTGCATTCGATTTAACCAATATTCATCCATCAGTAATGACAATGCACTTGCATTTACAAAATCATCAGTCGATATCATTTGCTGAAAATCAAACATTGGATGATGTTCTTGCTAATGAGAGAAATTCAAGGACAATGTTAACAGAATTCTTCTCTATGAATCAAACAAATAAGAGAGCACAGGATCTGAATTGTCTCTACAAAGAATTTCCCAAATATTTCACTTGGGATGAAGGTGATCGAATATGGATGGACAGAAAACGTGGAGAAGTCATTGGCCGTGTTAACACAGCCCATCCTATTGAAGGAGAAAGATACTACCTCAGAATGTTACTCATGCACGTAAGAAAACCAACTTCCTTTGATGACTTAAAATCTGTTCATGGTCATATATCATCTACATACAAAGAGGCAGCAGAAGTTCGTGGACTGCTTCAAGTAAACAATGGTTTTGATGAATGCTTATCTGAGGCACTTGTATACAACATGCCAAGTTCATTAAGACAACTTTTTGCTGTGTTGCTTGTGCATTCTCCACCAACAAATCCAAGAGCTCTTTGGTTGAAGTACAGAAATCATCTATCAGAAGACATTCAAAAGAATTTGGCATTATCAAAcgaacaagtacaaattcaagtgCTCAGACTCATTGATCAATATATGCAAATTATGGGAAAAAATATAGATGACTACAACTTGACAGACATTCCTTACCATCTCTTGTGCTCAGATAGCTGCACTAAAGATATTGAAACTGAGTACCAAATACCTGTTTCCGATGAAGATTTGGCTTCAGTTTCAATGTTGAACAAAGCGCAAAGGTCTGCATTTGACAGAATAATCGAAAAGCTGAATAGAAATATTCCTGgtgttttttttattgatggCCCTGGTGGAACTGGCAAGTCATTCTTATATAAAGCATTACTTGCAACTGTGAGATCAAGGGGTCATATTGCACTAGCAACAGCGACTTCTGGTGCTGCAGCATCATTGTTACCTGGAGGACGGACGGCGCATTCTCGCTTTAAGATTCCACTTCACCAAGACAATAGCCAAACCTGTAACATCTCAAAGCAAAGTAGCATCGGTAAGCTTCTAAAACTTGCAAAGTTAATTATATGGGATGAAGCAGCAATGGCTAAGAAATATGCAATTGAATCATTTGATACGATGCTTCGTGATATTCTGGATTCTGATGTTATATTCGATGGCAAAACTATTGTCTTTGGTGGTGATTTTCGACAAACTCTCCCTGTTGTTCAAAAAGGTCAGAAAGAAGATTATATATCTGCATCACTGATCAATTCTTACATTTGGCCTTATCTAGAAAAAATACAGCTAACTGAAAATATGCGAGCACGATTGGACCCTCAATTTTCTGATTTGCTGCTTAGAATTGGGAATGGCACACAACCAACAGTTGGAGATAGCAGAATTCAATTGCCATCATCTATTCTGATACCTTTTGTTGACGATGCTGCTTCTCTCGATGAATTGATAAGTGCTGTCTATCCTTCACTTACTGATTTCATTTACAATACTTCCGCTGTTATCAATAGAGCCATTCTTACTACAACAAATGAGTTTGTCCATCATATAAACAACCTTTTGATTCAAAGATTTCCTGGTCAAGAAACAAGATACATAAGCTTCAATCAAACAATTGACCCTTCAAAACAAGCTGATCATGGAGATTTTCTGAACACTATCCAACCACCCGGATTACCACCCCATGAATTAATTTTGAAACCTTACTGTCCTATTATtcttttgagaaatttgaaTCCTGCTGAAGGTTTGTGTAATGGAACACGTTTAACTTGTTTGAATTTTGCTCGTAATCTTATTCATGCACAAATTGCTTCAGGAAATCACATTGGAAAACAAGTTTTCATCCCTCGCATTCCACTTCATAGCTCAAATGATGAGTCTTATCCAATACCATTCAAACGAACTCAATTTCCCATATCTCTGTGTTTTGCAATGACCATTAACAAATCACAAGGACAGACACTTGATTTTGTAGGAATATATTTAAAAGAGCCAGTCTTTTCACATGGTCAATTGTATGTTGCAATGTCCAGAGCAAGAACtgcaaaaaaactaaaaatacttATAAGACCAGTTACTCTTGAATGCATACCACAGAATACCACCCGAAACATTGTTTATCAAGAAATCCTTACAGCTGCAACACTCACTTGA
- the LOC113696260 gene encoding scarecrow-like protein 9, with translation MDPSFLGIPASARGIRLRNQNLSTFGDLNPNGPTFETLYLDQKRVNHGLTTKNAPLQYNFDGGVEFLPSDPSPSNLTSTSSLGVEDDFSEDLDFSDAVLRYINQMLMEEDMEDKAYMLQESLDLQAKEKSFYEALGKKYPPSPEPHPTFIFQNGASPDECFSGDQCNLTSTSSNPGSYIAEPSSLNNLAHYDATSLVHCHRAHRAPSSSLSSSMVNSFLDSPSSPPYGSHSVWNFKKGVEEASKFLPDGNKLLNFSINGLFPLELAEEIEEPILQEEGRDDVNFLPTGSRGRKNPHGGDTDLEERSSKLAAVFTESTVRSEEFDIVLLHSMGEGQVALAAYQENLRTAKSKVMLQNGQPKLKGSSGGKGRRKKQNVKKQVIDLRTLMIHCAQAVAADDHRSANELLKQIRQHASPFGDGNQRLAHCFAQGLEARIAGTGSQIYKALVNKRTSAADFLKAFHLYLASCPFRKISNFASNKTIMIESKNAVRVHVIDFGILYGFQWPTFFQRIAGREGGPPKVRITGIEFPQPGFRPAERIQETGHRLAEYAKMFKVPFEYNAVAKKWETIKLEDLKIEEGEFVVVNCIYRSKNLFDETVAVESSRTIVLKLIRSINPDIFIHGIVNGAYSAPFFVTRFREALFHFSALFDMLETIVPREIPERTLIEKEIFGREALNVIACEGWERVERPETYKQWQVRNLRAGFRQIPLDREIMKKAIEKVTSGYHKDFVIDEDSQWLLLGWKGRIIYSLSCWTPT, from the coding sequence ATGGATCCGAGTTTTCTTGGGATTCCGGCTTCTGCAAGAGGGATTCGATTGAGGAATCAAAACCTGTCCACCTTTGGGGACTTGAATCCAAATGGACCCACATTTGAGACTCTTTATCTGGACCAGAAACGGGTGAATCACGGCCTTACAACTAAAAATGCCCCTCTCCAATACAACTTTGATGGAGGAGTAGAATTCCTTCCCAGCGATCCCTCCCCGAGTAACTTAACCTCAACTTCCAGTCTGGGTGTTGAGGATGATTTCAGTGAAGACCTTGATTTTTCCGATGCAGTTCTGCGGTACATAAACCAGATGCTTATGGAAGAAGATATGGAGGATAAGGCGTATATGCTTCAAGAATCCTTGGAtctccaagcaaaagaaaagtctTTTTATGAGGCCCTTGGCAAGAAGTACCCTCCTTCCCCTGAGCCGCATCCTACTTTTATCTTCCAAAATGGTGCTAGCCCTGATGAATGCTTTTCTGGGGATCAGTGTAACCTGACAAGTACAAGCAGCAATCCTGGAAGTTACATAGCAGAACCTAGTTCCCTGAACAACCTTGCTCATTACGACGCTACCTCTCTTGTTCACTGTCACCGTGCTCATCGTGCTCCAAGCTCATCACTTAGCTCATCAATGGTGAATAGCTTCCTGGACTCTCCGTCTAGTCCTCCTTATGGGAGCCATTCTGTTTGGAATTTCAAGAAGGGTGTTGAAGAAGCTAGCAAGTTTCTTCCAGATGGCAATAAGTTGTTAAACTTCAGCATCAATGGGTTGTTTCCCCTGGAGCTGGCGGAAGAAATTGAGGAGCCAATACTTCAGGAAGAGGGAAGAGATGACGTGAACTTCCTACCAACTGGGTCAAGGGGCAGGAAGAACCCTCATGGCGGGGATACAGATTTAGAGGAGAGGAGTAGCAAGCTGGCAGCAGTTTTCACTGAATCAACTGTGCGATCAGAGGAGTTTGATATAGTCTTGCTTCATAGCATGGGAGAGGGTCAGGTTGCGCTGGCAGCTTATCAAGAAAACTTGAGGACTGCCAAGAGCAAAGTTATGCTTCAGAATGGGCAACCGAAACTGAAGGGATCTAGTGGGGGAAAGGGTCgtagaaagaaacaaaatgtgAAGAAGCAGGTAATAGATTTAAGAACCCTCATGATTCATTGTGCACAGGCTGTTGCTGCTGATGACCATAGGAGTGCAAATGAGCTGCTCAAACAGATCAGGCAGCATGCTTCTCCTTTTGGTGATGGGAATCAAAGGTTAGCTCATTGCTTTGCCCAAGGTCTTGAGGCACGGATAGCTGGCACTGGTAGCCAGATATATAAGGCCCTTGTGAATAAAAGGACATCTGCTGCTGATTTCTTAAAAGCTTTTCATCTATATCTAGCATCATGCCCATTCAGGAAGATCTCAAATTTTGCTTCAAACAAAACAATCATGATTGAATCAAAAAATGCCGTGAGGGTTCATGTCATAGATTTTGGTATCCTGTACGGTTTCCAGTGGCCCACCTTTTTTCAACGTATTGCAGGAAGAGAGGGTGGCCCTCCGAAGGTTCGGATTACAGGCATAGAGTTTCCTCAACCTGGATTCCGACCAGCAGAGCGCATTCAGGAGACAGGTCATCGTTTGGCAGAATATGCTAAGATGTTTAAGGTGCCATTCGAATACAATGCAGTAGCTAAGAAATGGGAAACAATCAAACTTGAGGATCTTAAGATTGAAGAGGGTGAATTTGTTGTGGTGAATTGTATATACCGATCTAAGAACTTATTTGATGAGACTGTGGCTGTAGAGAGTTCAAGAACTATCGTTCTTAAGCTGATAAGAAGCATTAATCCAGATATCTTCATCCATGGGATTGTGAATGGAGCCTACAGTGCTCCCTTTTTTGTCACCCGCTTCCGAGAGGCTCTCTTCCACTTTTCAGCTCTTTTTGATATGCTTGAAACTATTGTACCAAGGGAGATTCCAGAAAGAACATTAATTGAGAAAGAAATTTTTGGGAGAGAAGCTCTGAATGTCATAGCTTGCGAAGGTTGGGAGAGAGTTGAGAGGCCAGAAACATATAAGCAGTGGCAAGTCCGTAATCTAAGGGCAGGCTTCAGGCAAATCCCTCTAGATCGGGAAATCATGAAAAAGGCAATAGAAAAGGTGACGTCAGGTTACCACAAAGATTTTGTCATTGATGAAGACAGTCAGTGGTTGCTGCTGGGATGGAAAGGGCGAATAATTTATTCCCTATCTTGCTGGACACCTACTTAG
- the LOC113697430 gene encoding protein COP1 SUPPRESSOR 2-like isoform X2 produces the protein MKEKNFRKRSTAESGEDSVHNSKSDSDDDQERRLVLEEVKFLQKQREKKSGIPAISMTTQVGGASNGNSGGLIRKGNDKTDGDGEKDDLVLQDTFAQETAVMVEDPNMLRYVEQELAKKRGRNIGVENEVETDIKRAEDELYEIPEHLKVKRRNSEESSTQWTTGIAEVQLPMEYKLRNIEETEAAKKLLQEKRLMGRTKTDSSIPSSYSADYLQRGKDYAEKLRRGNIATLGTDHLCYPQPLPLASV, from the exons atgAAGGAGAAGAATTTTCGCAAAAGGAGCACAGCTGAATCAGGGGAAGACTCTGTTCATAACAGCAAAAGCGATTCAGATGATGACCAAGAAAGGAG ATTGGTGCTAGAGGAGGTGAAGTTCCTTCAGAAACAGAGGGAGAAAAAGTCAGGAATTCCAGCCATCTCTATGACAACTCAGGTGGGTGGGGCTAGCAACGGCAACAGTGGTGGTTTGATCCGGAAAGGAAATGACAAGACTGATGGGGATGGGGAGAAGGATGACTTGGTTTTGCAGGATACTTTTGCTCAGGAAACTGCTGTGATGGTTGAAGACCCTAATAT GTTGAGATATGTTGAACAAGAATTGGCGAAGAAAAGAGGCAGGAATATTGGTGTAGAGAATGAAGTTGAGACTGATATAAAACGTGCAGAAGATGAACTCTATGAAATTCCAGAGCACCTTAAA GTTAAGAGGCGAAATTCAGAGGAAAGCTCTACGCAGTGGACTACTGGTATTGCCGAGGTTCAGCTTCCCATGGA ATACAAATTGAGGAATATTGAGGAAACTGAGGCTGCCAAAAAGCTCTTACAAGAAAAAAGGCTCATGGGTCGCACCAAAACTGACTCTAGTATTCCCTCAAGTTATAGTGCAGATTACTTGCAACGTGGGAAGGACTATGCCGAGAAGCTTAGGAGAG GGAATATTGCAACACTTGGCACTGATCATTTGTGCTATCCTCAGCCTCTGCCATTAGCCTCAGTATGA